GCGCTTGTGCAGCCAACGGGTCGAGCGGAGGTTGCGGTTGCCGAAGTCCCAGTTGGGCAGCACCGTCGGGGCGGACTGCCACCAGAACCGGTAGCGGTTGATGACCTCGCCGTAGGAGTGCATGTCGGCGCGACTGTAGATCGAGAACATGTGGCCGCCCACGATCGTGGGACGCCGGGCCAGGTCACCGAAGGTGACCGCACGCAGGATCGACTCCGGCTCGCAGATGATGTCGTCGTCGAGGAAGAGGACGTACGCCGACTCCCCCGCGCGCAGCGTCTCGAGCTGCGCCCGGGCGAAGCCGCCCGAGCCGCCGAGGTTCGCCTGCTCGATCACCCGGAGCTTGCCCTGGAGGGCCTTCTCCGCCGCCGGGAACCCGGCGTCGTCGGCGACCTTCTTGGTGCCCTGCTCCATGACCAGGACGCGGTCGATGATCGCGAGCACGTCCTCGTCGGCACCGAGCGACTCGAGGAGGGCCGCGCAGAAGTCCGGGCGGTTCATCGTCGTGATGCCGACGGTCGCGGTGCGGGAGGCGGCGCGGTCATCCGGGACCTCGGCCGACCACGTGGCCGCCGTGACGGTGGCGTCGGCGGCACCGGCGATGACGTCGAACCAGTACCAGCCGCCGTCCTGGAAGGGGACCAGCGGCAGGTCGAACGAGAGCGTCGTCTCGGCGTCGCCGGTGACGACCGCGTCGTCGACCTTCTGCGAGCGGCCGTTGGCCATCGACCGGTAGACGATGACGTGCGCGCCGGCGCCGGAGAGCGTGACGTCCAGGGTCACCGCGTCCACGACGGTCCAGCGGCGCCAGTAGCCCGCGGCGAAGCCGTTGAAGTAGGTGCCGAAGGAGAGCTCCTGGCCCTCGCGCACGCGGAACGCGTGGCGGCCGAGGACGTCCTCGACCGCGACCTTCGCACCGGTGCTGGTCGACTGCCGGCTGGCGGCCGCGTTCAGCGCCTTCGCGGACTTGTCACCGCCGACCGTGTCCTTGTCGGCGTCGAGGACGATCGCCTCGGGGTCGACGTAGAGCGGAAGGACGTCGGGGTCCTTGTCCAGCGGCATGATGAACCGCTGCAGCACACGGGTGGCCATCAGGCGTCAACTCCTCCGGACGCGAACTCGGCGCCCTCGGTGAAGTGCGGCTTCACCTTGTTGTCGTACATCGACAGGGCCGAGGCGATCGCCATGTGCATGTCGAGGTACTTGTACGTGCCGAGGCGGCCGCCGAAGAGCACCATCGGCTCCTTCTTGGCGAGGTCGCGGTACTTGAGGAGCTTCTCGCGGTCCTCGGCGGTGTTGATCGGGTAGTACGGCTCGTCGCCCTCCTCGGCGAAGCGGCTGTACTCGCGCACGACGAGCGTCTTGCCCTTGGTGTACGACGCCGCCCGCTCCGGGTGGAGGTGCTTGAACTCGAGCTCGCGGGTGAACGGGACCTCCGGGTCGTTGGCGTTGACCACGCCGGTGCCCTGGTAGTCGTCGACCGGGATGATCTCCTGCTCGAGGTCGACGGTGCGCCACGACAGGCGGCCCTCGGAGTTGCCGAAGTACTCGTCGACCGGGCCGGTGTAGACGACCGGGACCTTGCCCTTGAACTCGGCGTTGACCTCGGGGTCGAGGAAGTCGACGTTGAGCCGCACCTCGATGTTGGGGTGGTCGGCCATGCGCTCGAGCCAGGCCGTGTAGCCGTCGACCGGGAGACCCTCGTAGGTGTCGTTGAAGTAGCGGTTGTCGAAGTTGTAGCGGACCGGGAGGCGCGTGATGATCTCCGCGCTCAGCTCGGTCGGGTCGGTCTGCCACT
The sequence above is a segment of the Nocardioides jiangxiensis genome. Coding sequences within it:
- a CDS encoding glycosyltransferase, producing the protein MATRVLQRFIMPLDKDPDVLPLYVDPEAIVLDADKDTVGGDKSAKALNAAASRQSTSTGAKVAVEDVLGRHAFRVREGQELSFGTYFNGFAAGYWRRWTVVDAVTLDVTLSGAGAHVIVYRSMANGRSQKVDDAVVTGDAETTLSFDLPLVPFQDGGWYWFDVIAGAADATVTAATWSAEVPDDRAASRTATVGITTMNRPDFCAALLESLGADEDVLAIIDRVLVMEQGTKKVADDAGFPAAEKALQGKLRVIEQANLGGSGGFARAQLETLRAGESAYVLFLDDDIICEPESILRAVTFGDLARRPTIVGGHMFSIYSRADMHSYGEVINRYRFWWQSAPTVLPNWDFGNRNLRSTRWLHKRIDVDFNPWFMCLIPVEVMERIGLGLPLFIKWDDSEYGVRAQAAGFPTVSLPGAAVWHVPWTDKNDALDWQAYFHQRNRFVAALLHSPFKRGGRMVSESFQHQVMHLMSMQYSVVEMRHQALLDVLEGPGKLHADLPTKLGEVREMRKQWQDADLQGDPDAFPSPRREKPRKRDMDSDVPGRAAQTKMKLIGAARQFKGVRALSREFPEVALPAMDAKWYRLASLDAAVVSMPDGTSAAFYQRDPEQFRAALKKTVEIHKRLLREWPALAEQYRAGLQDVTSQEAWARTFGIEEAE
- the glf gene encoding UDP-galactopyranose mutase → MTQPDLVVVGSGFFGLTLAERCAAELDLKVLILERRPHIGGNAYSEFDEETGIEVHKYGTHLFHTSNERVWEYVNRFTSFTNYQHRVFGKFKGQVYSLPMNLALINSFFGRSHTPDEARALIAEQASEINTEDAKNLEEKAISLIGRPLYEAFIKGYTAKQWQTDPTELSAEIITRLPVRYNFDNRYFNDTYEGLPVDGYTAWLERMADHPNIEVRLNVDFLDPEVNAEFKGKVPVVYTGPVDEYFGNSEGRLSWRTVDLEQEIIPVDDYQGTGVVNANDPEVPFTRELEFKHLHPERAASYTKGKTLVVREYSRFAEEGDEPYYPINTAEDREKLLKYRDLAKKEPMVLFGGRLGTYKYLDMHMAIASALSMYDNKVKPHFTEGAEFASGGVDA